TATTGCTCCTAATACAATCGTCGTTGATGAACCGATCTCACTTCCCGGGGCGAATCCTCAAACTATGTGGGAGCCGGAAAATTTCGACAAGACCTATATGGGCCCGATAACTATAAGGACTGCTCTGGAATACTCACGCAATATCATTTCTGTGAAAATCGCAAGGATAACCGGGTTGAGATCCATCCACGATATGGCGAGGCGTATGGGAATAGATACACCCCTGGCTGATAATCTGTCTATTTCCCTGGGTTCTTCCGAAGTGACTCTAATTGAGATGGCAAGGGCTTTCAGTACTTTTCCGAATCTGGGTAAAAATATTAAGCCTCTGTTTATACAAGAGGTTAGAAATCGAAACGGAGAGATTATAGAACAGCTTGAGCCTGTTTTCAAAGAAGCGGTTGACCCGGTAACCGCTTTTCAGATGCTTCATCTCCTCAGGGGAGTAATTCAGGATGGTACGGGTCGCAATGCCAGAGCACTCGGAATTCCGGCAGGCGGCAAAACCGGTACTACCGATAATTGTAGAGACGCGTGGTTCATTGGTTTTACACCTGAGGTAGTGACAGCAGTGTGGGTAGGAAGGAAAGACAAGAAATCGTTGGGCGAAAAGGAAACCGGGGGCAGAGTTGCCTGCCCGATCTGGACATCTTTTATGTCAGTAACAAAAAAGGAGGCGACAAAAAAGGATTTCAGTATTCCTCATGGAATAGCTCTTGTCCCGGTAGACCGGCAAACCGGCGAAATAATCATACCCAGGATAGACAATAAAAGGCCTTTTGTTTGGGAGGCGATGAGAGAGGATTTGCTTCCGCCCCTTCACCCTTCGTCTGGGAAATTCAGGCTTCCTTCATGGCTGAGAAGACTTGACGACTTTCTCTTTTAATCCTGTTATTTTCTCCGCCCATAGGAATTTCTGTAAGAGGTCCAAGAGAATTTGTTCAGAAATGGAATAAACAATGCGGAATCGAGATCAATTCAAGCTCACTATTACAGGTCCAGGGGCCATGGGCTGTCTTCTGGCCGCCATACTTTACAGGCAGGATCGCCCTGTTTCCTTACTTGATTATAAACCGGATCGTGCCGAGAGGCTGAAGAAGGCCGGGATACGGATTGTGTCTTCAAAGGAGGCATGGACTGCCTTCCCGAATGTTACTGCAGAACCTGAGTCCCTGGGTCCCCAGGACTGTGTGGTAATGTTTGTCAAGGCTGCCCAGACCGCCAGTGCTGTTGAGCGTATGGGTCCCCTGATAGGACCCGGAACCCTGGTTGTTTCTCTGCAAAACGGCGTTGGACATGAATCCGCTCTTTCTAAAGTTGTAAAACCGGAACATATTGCCCTTGGCGTAACTTTGCATGGGGCGACTTTATTGAATGAAGGGCATGTTCGACATGCCGGAAGCGGTCCTACAACGATTGGATTAGTGATCAACAATACCGAGGCCAAATACAAATTAACTTCTTTGACAACTTTGCTGAACGACGCGGGATGGCACTCTCAAGTAGTTGAAGATATTTATCCTCACATATGGCGCAAACTGATTGTCAATGTCGGGATAAACGCCTTGACCGCCCTTTTAGGCCTTACCAACGGGAAATTACCCCAATATCCGGAATCCCTGCGATTGCAGGAAATGGCAGTTACAGAGGCATGGATGTTGTCATTAAAGAAGGGTATAGCCCTGGGCCTTACAATTGAAGAGGCCCATGATATGGTTAATTCAGCGTGCAAGGCGACCGCGGACAACAGGTCTTCCATGCTCCAGGACCGTATCAAAAACAGGCCTACCGAAATCGACTATATTAACGGCGCCGTTACCGAAATGGGCAAAAAGCTTGGGGTTGCGACCCCGGTAAACGAGGCCTTGACTCTCCTTGTGCGTCTTAATTCACGTCTGGGCTGGAAGGATCCCGCTATATAATCTG
This DNA window, taken from Deltaproteobacteria bacterium, encodes the following:
- a CDS encoding 2-dehydropantoate 2-reductase encodes the protein MRNRDQFKLTITGPGAMGCLLAAILYRQDRPVSLLDYKPDRAERLKKAGIRIVSSKEAWTAFPNVTAEPESLGPQDCVVMFVKAAQTASAVERMGPLIGPGTLVVSLQNGVGHESALSKVVKPEHIALGVTLHGATLLNEGHVRHAGSGPTTIGLVINNTEAKYKLTSLTTLLNDAGWHSQVVEDIYPHIWRKLIVNVGINALTALLGLTNGKLPQYPESLRLQEMAVTEAWMLSLKKGIALGLTIEEAHDMVNSACKATADNRSSMLQDRIKNRPTEIDYINGAVTEMGKKLGVATPVNEALTLLVRLNSRLGWKDPAI